A single region of the Nakaseomyces glabratus chromosome D, complete sequence genome encodes:
- the POM34 gene encoding Pom34p (CAGL0D03212g~Ortholog(s) have role in nuclear pore organization, protein import into nucleus, spindle pole body duplication and integral component of nuclear outer membrane, nuclear periphery, nuclear pore transmembrane ring localization): protein MSGINRNNLSTPSRPLSREQFFSVRERIVKDTPKLYQGRSIATDEKKERTDERVFTPTSSINIFSHKSQEPIQQTVERQTVQSHDLGFFENPVLEKLAERSVNKSLEVQKIINNVLLYLLWNLITKFILLYLDHTSSGQKVRKNWLQTDQILALLHMPNNKAAENAIDLLFSVSSFNKAFRGLVLYNVLMSIFALVGKVKISDLKLNQRQKNLLGFIGQGETSNLRRIEPSNLMLKQNSKKTTENTKDQSVSSGINKKNTESQVSAPPYAFRSIQTPMKKKMEEERNSNMNSVSNNVNPLVRSNIFNNNASTGNNRSVNFAELHHSDIVRRNSTITTLNDTSAGYIPSSKYTYMMDTPSPRKSFK from the coding sequence ATGTCGGGTATCAACAGGAACAATTTGAGCACGCCCTCTAGGCCGTTGTCGCGGGAGCAGTTCTTTAGTGTTAGGGAGAGGATTGTGAAGGACACGCCGAAGCTGTACCAAGGCAGGAGTATAGCGACCgatgagaagaaagagaggaCGGATGAGCGGGTGTTCACGCCTACTTCGAGTATCAACATATTCAGCCATAAGTCCCAGGAACCCATACAGCAGACTGTTGAAAGACAGACGGTGCAATCGCATGATCTGGGGTTCTTCGAGAATCCTGTGCTTGAGAAGTTGGCCGAGCGATCCGTAAACAAGAGTTTGGAAGTTCAAAAGATTATCAACAATGTGCTGTTATACTTACTGTGGAACTTAATCACGAAATTTATTCTCCTGTACTTGGATCATACCTCTTCCGGACAGAAGGTACGAAAGAACTGGCTACAGACAGACCAGATTTTGGCGCTATTGCACATGCCAAACAATAAGGCCGCCGAGAATGCCATAGATTTACTATTCTCGGTTAGTTCCTTCAACAAAGCGTTCAGAGGTCTAGTGCTATACAATGTGCTAATGTCAATATTTGCACTAGTTGGAAAGGTCAAGATCAGTGACTTGAAATTGAACCAGAGACAAAAAAACTTGCTTGGCTTTATTGGCCAGGGTGAAACCTCAAACCTACGTAGGATAGAGCCATCTAATTTGATGCTAAAACAAAATTCGAAAAAGACTACCGAAAACACAAAAGATCAAAGCGTATCTTCTggaataaataaaaaaaatacagagTCTCAAGTGTCAGCACCACCATATGCGTTTAGATCGATCCAAACTccaatgaaaaagaaaatggaagaagaaagaaactcTAACATGAACAGTGTAAGCAATAATGTTAATCCACTAGTGAGGTCTAAcatttttaataataaCGCATCTACCGGTAATAACCGATCTGTCAACTTTGCAGAACTTCATCATTCTGATATTGTTAGAAGGAATTCGACAATTACTACCCTGAACGACACATCTGCGGGCTATATCCCAAGTAGTAAATACACGTATATGATGGATACACCAAGTCCCAGGAAAAGCTTTAAGTAG
- the CYR1 gene encoding adenylate cyclase (CAGL0D03168g~Ortholog(s) have adenylate cyclase activity, manganese ion binding activity), whose product MSRRSESNRTHLEQGTYSKKVHDEQPRFKSTYDQQDFSGTSSRRNSTIQNVYSSIGGLTRTRSRDSVSSIKSNPGEFPSNKNYQHKSKKSPFSLKRTLSNLSVTNMLQTQTPSSLQNMAFEDEIDQKIDSSNTTDVDSIGSMSDRSFTSRVASNSENDHTHHRKHGSTSRKYSFAENLFKKLAPSNSSTKTSHKGQTTRRTAGLTHSKPTAETISELPGEHDLTNVKFPPPLAEIGADGLRNKVKQIVRGHSTSGIAIANDGSTRSSIPLMKELEKKKLKHKDQEKHQSESSSIHSSQGNKKLFLSTGSSASSRRGSTVNSILTNDNRSSVSNPKEPKSVLGEPSHNNQTKDINTPNQKGFTTAQRANSISVPSKSHKFNAIDPENTIEARFNESTLDKEKDESIKEKDNSDNKGNDENNAEDIKTENPNTGLFPLDTNLENMAEITKNVEPPSEADKEPITRSNTFISGPKKSHSIADIPTWVSSESSLKDYTQTDRDQWVAPESWDVEMRMGGSNANHLENEEEPFDSILSPEEVTMATQQKQRRNKSNNKSSKSRNGSEVNGKKPLSTKSMVRIKNSLFMSPTSNDTENSSDLSRNGGINFNSKLGSSRVRKSSSDSLASIISPTESLHSDDDKQSTTSRSSYNSSTSNQYPDNIDDENEEYELQLNARAARKRKTISSSELFQKMNDGTDNSDSNENISADIDDERHDNVEYELERYYKDVSDLDPKRHYAIRIFNTDDTFTTLSCTPGTTVEEMIPALKRKFNITTQGNFQISLKVGKLSKILRPVSKPILIERKLLLLNGYRKSDPLHIMGIEDLSFVFKFLFHPVTPSHFTPEQEQRLMRSEFVHVDLRNMDLTTPPIIFYQHTSEIESLDVSNNANIFLPLEFIESAIKLLSLRMVNIRASRFPANITEAYKLVSLELQRNFIRKVPSSISKLVNLTILNLQCNGLDRLPSGFSQLKNLQLLDLSSNRFAHYPEVINFCTNLLQIDLSYNKIHHLPKSCRQLVKLAKMNLSHNKLTHVGDLSELKNLRTLNLRFNRINTINTNAPNLQNLFLTDNRISNFDENLPKLRALEIQENPITSISFREYPMNMTSLSLNKAKLASIPGEIFKKLLRLEKLELNENNLTRLPSEISLLTKLVYLSAARNKLESIPQEFSKLKSLRSLDLHSNNIRDFFAGMEDIELTFLNISSNVFANASLDPSFFLNVSNDSKLSKSLMFFVAADNQFDDDAWPLFNCFTNLKLLNLSYNNLQDITKMKLENLTELFLSGNKINTLPGDTVSKWKYLKTLMLNGNQLLSLPAELSQLPQLNVFDIGSNQLKYNISNFHYDWNWRNNKELKYLNFSGNRRFEIRSVTNQELQTDLSDLTVLPHLKVLGLMDVTLNTTKVPDENINFRLRTTASIINGMNYGVADTLGQRDYVSSRDVTFERFRGHDDECLICLHDSKNQNSDYGYNISRIVRDIYDKILIRQLEKFGDSNEDEIKKALRFSFLQLNKEINGMLNSVDNGANIDNLTSADLLSGACSTVIYMKGTKLYAANLGDCMAVLSKNNGDHQKITKQHVPTKREEYERIRLSGGYVNNGKLDGVVDVSRAVGFFDLLPHIHASPDISVINVTKADEMLIIGTHKLWEYMDIETACDIAREHVLEPMLAAEELKDHAIAYGCSENITILCLALSKSNSQESKFTLNRSSLLSKRSTVEDTTLRRLQPEIAPPTGNLAVVFTDIKNSTFLWELFPNAMRTAIKTHNDIMRRLLRIYGGYEVKTEGDAFMVTFPTPISALVWCLSVQLKLLEAQWPEEITSIQDGCLVTDRNGTKIYQGLSVRMGMHWGCPVPELDLVTQRMDYLGPVVNKAARVSSVADGGQITLSSDFVSEFNKIMKYHDNVVKDKKPLKEVYGEEIIGEMLEREITMLESIGWSFFDYGEQKLKGLETKEFITIVYPKSLASRHEFITEEEQSKIINLDFLLSLRQLANKLEAILSAVGGGFLELDSKQREYHSVIDRSLKGVVAASMSDKELILFFDHLVTRIETIIAVLQLRIKVTKGLDICQHHDFCLPQKGIFEVLDDVFKLMDAAKQIQN is encoded by the coding sequence ATGTCGAGGCGAAGTGAGAGCAATAGGACTCACTTGGAACAAGGGACATACAGCAAGAAAGTACACGATGAGCAGCCTCGGTTTAAGAGCACATATGACCAACAGGACTTCTCTGGGACTAGTTCTCGGAGAAACAGCACTATACAGAATGTGTATTCCAGCATTGGGGGGCTAACCCGGACTAGAAGCCGTGACAGTGTTTCCTCTATAAAGTCTAACCCCGGAGAGTTTCCGTCTAATAAGAACTATCAACATAAGTCGAAAAAGAGCCCATTCTCCCTTAAGAGGACTCTGAGCAATCTATCCGTTACGAATATGTTACAGACACAAACGCCGTCCAGCTTACAGAACATGGCATTTGAGGATGAGATAGATCAAAAAATAGATAGTTCGAATACTACTGATGTTGACAGCATAGGATCCATGTCCGATAGGTCTTTTACTTCGCGGGTCGCGAGTAACAGTGAGAATGACCACACACACCATAGGAAGCACGGCAGCACATCTAGAAAATACTCGTTTGCTGAAAACCTCTTCAAGAAACTCGCTCCTTCCAACTCAAGTACCAAGACTAGTCATAAAGGACAAACAACTAGACGGACAGCTGGTCTGACCCATAGTAAGCCCACTGCAGAAACTATAAGCGAACTTCCAGGAGAGCATGATTTGACCAATGTTAAGTTTCCACCACCGCTAGCAGAAATCGGAGCAGACGGCTTACGAAACAAGGTAAAGCAAATAGTACGCGGCCACAGCACATCTGGTATTGCTATAGCCAATGACGGAAGCACGCGCAGTAGCATACCTCTGATGAAAGagctggagaagaagaaattgaaacatAAAGATCAGGAGAAGCATCAGTCGGAAAGCTCTAGCATTCATAGTAGCCAGGGCAATAAAAAACTGTTTTTATCTACCGGCTCCTCTGCTAGCAGTAGGAGAGGGTCCACTGTTAATTCCATTCTAACTAATGATAATCGAAGTAGTGTTTCTAATCCAAAGGAACCCAAGAGTGTGTTAGGCGAACCATCTCATAACAATCAAACAAAGGATATTAATACACCTAACCAAAAAGGCTTCACTACTGCACAGAGAGCAAATTCTATTAGTGTCCCTAGCAAGTCACATAAATTTAACGCTATTGATCCTGAAAATACTATAGAGGCACGGTTCAATGAATCAACCCTAGATAAGGAAAAGGATGAGAgcataaaagaaaaagacaaTTCTGATAATAAAGGAAATGACGAAAATAATGCAGAAGATATCAAGACTGAGAACCCTAATACGGGACTATTCCCACTTGATACCAATTTGGAGAACATGGCGGAGATTACAAAAAATGTCGAACCTCCAAGCGAGGCAGACAAGGAACCAATAACAAGATCAAATACATTTATATCTGGGCCAAAGAAATCCCATTCCATAGCAGATATTCCAACATGGGTTTCTTCTGAGTCTAGCTTGAAGGATTACACCCAGACGGATAGGGACCAATGGGTAGCTCCAGAAAGTTGGGATGTCGAAATGAGAATGGGCGGTTCGAATGCTAATCAtttagaaaatgaagaagaaccGTTTGATTCAATTCTATCACCAGAAGAAGTCACAATGGCTACTCAACAAAAGCAAAGAAGGAATAAATCTAACAACAAATCTTCCAAGTCAAGGAATGGCAGTGAAGTTAACGGTAAGAAACCCCTTTCGACTAAATCGATGGTAAGAATTAAAAACTCTCTATTTATGAGCCCAACTTCTAATGATACAGAAAATTCTTCAGATCTATCAAGGAATGGAGGAATCAATTTCAACTCAAAGTTGGGATCAAGCAGAGTAAGAAAATCGTCGAGTGATTCGTTAGCTTCTATTATATCACCAACGGAATCATTGCActctgatgatgataaaCAAAGTACAACTTCCCGATCATCTTATAATTCGTCGACCTCTAACCAATATCCagataatattgatgatgagaACGAAGAGTATGAGTTACAACTGAATGCTCGTGCTGCTCGGAAGAGGAAGACTATATCTTCAAGTgaattatttcaaaagatgAATGATGGGACAGACAATAGTGATAGCAACGAAAACATTTCGGCAGATATAGATGATGAGAGACATGATAATGTTGAGTATGAATTGGAAAGATATTATAAAGATGTTAGTGATTTGGACCCAAAGCGTCACTATGCTATTCGTATTTTCAATACCGATGACACGTTTACAACACTGTCATGTACTCCTGGCACAACGGTCGAGGAGATGATCCCTGCATTAAAACGTAAGTTTAATATAACTACACAAGGTAATTTCCAAATATCTCTGAAAGTCGGTAAGCTTTCAAAGATTTTGAGACCTGTGTCCAAACCGATCCTTATCGAGAGAAAATTACTGTTACTGAACGGCTACAGAAAATCCGATCCACTACACATAATGGGTATTGAAGATTTAAGTTTTGTATTCAAGTTTCTATTCCATCCGGTGACGCCATCACATTTTACACCAGAACAAGAGCAAAGGCTTATGAGAAGTGAATTTGTGCACGTTGATTTGAGGAATATGGATCTAACAACACCTCCTATTATATTTTACCAACACACTtctgaaattgaaagtCTGGATGTTTCCAACAAtgcaaatatatttttaccacttgaatttattgaaagtGCAATTAAGCTTTTAAGTTTAAGAATGGTGAATATCAGGGCTTCAAGATTTCCAGCCAACATTACAGAAGCATATAAATTGGTATCCCTCGAATTACAGAGAAACTTTATAAGAAAGGTCCCAAGCTCAATATCAAAGCTTGTTAATTTAACCATTCTTAACTTACAATGTAACGGATTAGACAGATTACCAAGTGGTTTCTctcaattaaaaaatttacaGCTGCTGGACCTTTCCTCTAATAGGTTTGCTCATTACCCAGAGGTTATTAATTTCTGTACCAACCTTCTTCAAATCGATTTGTCATATAATAAGATACATCATCTTCCAAAAAGCTGCAGACAGTTGGTTAAACTTGCCAAAATGAATCTATCTCATAACAAGTTGACTCATGTTGGCGATTTATCAGAGCTGAAAAACCTAAGGACTTTGAACTTACGTTTCAACAGGATCAATACAATCAATACTAATGCACCAAATTTACAGAATCTGTTCTTGACTGATAATAGAATATCTAATTTTGATGAGAACTTACCTAAACTGAGGGCACTAGAAATACAGGAGAATCCTATCACTTCGATCTCATTCAGAGAATATCCAATGAACATGACAAGTTTATCATTAAACAAGGCTAAGCTTGCCAGTATTCCAGgtgaaatattcaaaaagcTACTAAGGCTAGAAAAACTTGaattgaatgaaaataatCTCACAAGGTTACCAAGTGAGATTTCTTTATTGACGAAGCTAGTTTATCTGTCTGCAGCAAGAAATAAACTTGAAAGCATACCTCAGGAGTTTTCTAAACTTAAAAGTCTAAGATCCCTTGATCTCCACTCTAATAATATCAGAGATTTTTTTGCTGGTATGGAGGACATCGAATTAACTTTCTTGAACATATCTTCCAATGTGTTCGCGAATGCAAGTTTAGATCCTTCCTTTTTCTTAAATGTCTCTAATGATTCCAAGTTATCCAAAAGCCTAATGTTCTTTGTGGCTGCAGATAACCaatttgatgatgacgCTTGGCCATTATTCAACTGCTTCACCAACTTAAAACTATTGAATCTGTCTTATAATAATCTTCAAGATATAACAAAGATGAAGTTAGAGAATTTGACCgaattatttttatctggtaataaaatcaatacTTTGCCTGGTGACACAGTTTCTAAGtggaaatatttgaagacaTTGATGCTGAATGGTAACCAATTGCTTTCCCTTCCAGCGGAACTTTCTCAATTACCTCAATTAaatgtttttgatattggCTCCAATCAATTGAAGTacaatatttcaaattttcattatGATTGGAATTGGAGAAATAACAAGGAACTGAAATACTTAAACTTTTCTGGGAATAGAAGATTTGAGATTCGTTCAGTAACAAATCAAGAATTACAAACAGATCTCTCTGATCTTACTGTTTTACCTCATCTAAAGGTATTAGGTTTAATGGATGTTACCCTTAACACTACTAAAGTTCCTGATGAAAACATTAATTTCCGTCTGAGAACAACGGCTTCCATAATAAATGGTATGAATTATGGTGTAGCTGACACGTTAGGCCAGAGGGATTATGTTTCCTCAAGAGACGTTACATTTGAAAGATTTAGAGGTCATGATGATGAATGTTTGATTTGTCTTCACGACAGTAAAAACCAGAATTCTGATTATGGCTACAATATATCTAGAATTGTCAGAGATATCTATGataaaattttgataagaCAGTTAGAGAAATTTGGTGACTccaatgaagatgaaattaaGAAAGCACTAAGATTTAGTTTCCTACAACTaaacaaagaaatcaaCGGTATGCTAAATTCAGTAGATAACGGTGCCAACATAGATAATTTGACTTCCGCAGACTTATTGAGTGGTGCCTGTTCAACcgttatatatatgaagGGAACTAAACTATATGCTGCAAACTTAGGCGATTGTATGGCGGTTCTGTCGAAAAACAATGGTGATCATCAAAAAATCACAAAACAGCATGTGCCAACTAAAAGAGAAGAATACGAACGTATCAGATTATCCGGTGGTTATGTCAATAATGGTAAACTTGATGGTGTGGTAGATGTATCCAGAGCAGTCGGCTTTTTTGATTTGCTACCACACATCCATGCATCGCCTGACATTTCAGTTATTAATGTAACTAAAGCCGATGAGATGCTGATCATTGGTACTCATAAGCTATGGGAGTACATGGATATCGAAACAGCTTGTGACATTGCTAGAGAACATGTCCTTGAACCTATGCTAGCTGCAGAGGAATTAAAAGATCATGCTATTGCTTATGGTTGTTCAGAAAATATTACCATATTGTGTCTTGCTCTTTCAAAGTCAAATTCACAGGAAAGTAAATTCACGCTTAACCGTTCTTCGTTATTAAGTAAGAGAAGCACTGTAGAAGATACAACACTAAGAAGACTTCAACCAGAAATTGCTCCCCCTACTGGCAATCTAGCTGTTGTATTCACAGATATTAAGAATTCCACATTTTTGTGGGAATTATTCCCTAATGCAATGAGAACCGCAATCAAGACACATAATGACATCATGCGGAGATTGCTGCGTATTTATGGTGGTTATGAAGTGAAAACAGAAGGTGATGCGTTTATGGTCACTTTCCCTACACCAATTAGTGCCTTGGTGTGGTGTCTTAGTGTCCAACTGAAACTATTGGAGGCACAATGGCCTGAAGAAATAACATCTATCCAGGATGGTTGTTTAGTTACCGATCGGAATGGTACTAAAATATACCAAGGGTTATCCGTGAGAATGGGTATGCATTGGGGTTGTCCTGTTCCAGAACTTGATTTAGTTACACAAAGAATGGACTATCTTGGACCTGTTGTCAACAAGGCTGCCAGAGTTTCATCTGTTGCTGATGGTGGCCAAATCACATTATCCAGTGATTTTGTTTCTGAGTTTAATaagataatgaaatatCACGATAATGTTGTGAAGGATAAGAAACCCTTAAAGGAAGTGTATGGGGAAGAAATAATTGGTGAAATGCTTGAAAGAGAGATTACTATGCTTGAGAGTATTGGATGGTCTTTCTTTGATTACGGTGAACAGAAGCTAAAGGGTCTGGAAACCAAAGAGTTCATCACCATTGTTTATCCAAAATCTCTTGCTTCCCGTCATGAATTTattactgaagaagaacaatcCAAGATAATCAATCTAGATTTCTTGCTATCCTTGCGCCAGTTGGCAAATAAACTGGAAGCTATATTGTCAGCTGTAGGAGGAGGATTTTTGGAGTTGGACTCCAAACAAAGAGAATATCATTCTGTTATTGATAGATCATTGAAAGGTGTTGTTGCTGCCAGCATGTCGGACAAGgaattgattttgtttttcgACCACCTAGTTACAAGAATTGAGACCATAATAGCTGTTTTACAACTCAGAATAAAAGTGACTAAAGGGTTAGACATCTGCCAACACCATGATTTCTGTCTTCCTCAGAAGGGGATCTTCGAAGTTCTTGATGACGTATTCAAACTCATGGATGCTGCCAAGCAAATCCAAAATTGA
- the MEU1 gene encoding S-methyl-5-thioadenosine phosphorylase (CAGL0D03190g~Ortholog(s) have S-methyl-5-thioadenosine phosphorylase activity, mRNA binding activity, role in L-methionine salvage from methylthioadenosine, glutamate biosynthetic process and cytosol, extracellular region, nucleus localization), with the protein MLFTRFTGRRVLKMTSDIATTFEGEIDLGIIGGTGLYNLECLKAIAILPPMETPWGKTSSPITISKVTTTKDIEGHPSINKNFHVAFISRHGLHHEYPPTKVPFRANMAALKHLKCKAVLSFSAVGSLQHHIRPRDFVLPQQIIDRTKGIRDSSYYNDEGLVGHVGFGNPFSEAFAKYIYQFKDNLVNKGDHCTLHFNKDITVICMEGPQFSTRAESKMYRLLGGDVINMSVIPEAKLARECELPYQMVCMSTDYDAWKDEEEPVTVETVIGHLTNNGMNANVLASCIIESMAHELPEFMVTGDGLKNSVKMSISTKPEGMSKETLNKLRYLFPDYW; encoded by the coding sequence ATGCTGTTTACCAGGTTCACTGGAAGGAGAGTACTGAAGATGACGAGCGACATTGCTACTACTTTTGAAGGCGAGATCGATTTGGGTATCATTGGTGGTACCGGTCTGTACAATCTGGAATGTTTGAAGGCTATTGCTATCCTCCCACCGATGGAGACACCATGGGGTAAGACCTCTTCTCCCatcaccatctccaagGTGACCACCACAAAGGACATTGAGGGCCACCCAAGCATTAACAAGAACTTCCATGTGGCTTTCATCTCCAGACATGGTCTGCACCATGAATACCCTCCTACTAAGGTGCCTTTCAGAGCCAACATGGCTGCGTTGAAACATCTCAAGTGTAAAGCTGTGTTGTCCTTCAGTGCTGTCGGTTCATTGCAACACCATATCAGGCCAAGAGACTTTGTGCTTCCACAGCAGATCATTGATAGAACTAAGGGTATCAGAGACTCCTCATATTACAACGATGAAGGTCTAGTCGGGCATGTCGGTTTCGGTAACCCATTCTCTGAAGCCTTTGCCAAGTACATCTACCAGTTCAAGGACAACTTGGTTAACAAAGGCGACCACTGTACTCTGCATTTCAATAAGGATATTACTGTTATCTGTATGGAGGGGCCTCAATTCTCTACAAGAGCCGAGTCTAAGATGTACAGATTGCTTGGTGGTGACGTTATCAACATGAGTGTCATTCCAGAAGCCAAGTTGGCTCGTGAGTGTGAGCTGCCATATCAAATGGTTTGTATGTCCACTGATTATGACGCTTggaaagatgaagaagaacctGTGACAGTGGAGACCGTTATTGGCCACTTGACAAACAACGGTATGAACGCTAACGTGTTGGCTTCTTGCATTATCGAATCAATGGCTCATGAACTACCTGAATTCATGGTTACTGGTGACGGTTTGAAGAACTCAGTAAAGATGTCAATCTCCACCAAGCCAGAAGGTATGTCCAAAGAGACGCTTAACAAGTTGAGATACCTATTCCCAGACTATTGGTAG